Proteins from a genomic interval of Piscinibacter sp. HJYY11:
- a CDS encoding GAF domain-containing protein yields MKSSVPHMNTLIKAVETWLPTPDGSLLEFGGGLYGRATAFGAISRSLCFGRGEGLPGRAWFDGQPIVLKELDGSYFRRAEVAREAGFTCAIGLPLFHGDALSGVVVLFCGPNRDEDGHGTHVGGDGSVELWRHNARVSSDMTLVDGYFGGRISDNFAAVSRDTYLPRGAGLPGIAWQKGAAVLIDDLGQTGKFVRADSAAEAGINRGLAIPCSTPSDDTYVLTLLSTVETPIALRVECWAPDEGHLGLQRVFGFCESAGPLRASEGGTVLAGSIGKAFASGVPVINERAETEPGMVGDAARDAGLTALVAVPVMTNDGVGEVIALYF; encoded by the coding sequence ATGAAGTCTTCCGTGCCGCACATGAACACCTTGATCAAGGCCGTCGAAACCTGGTTGCCCACGCCCGACGGCAGCCTGCTCGAATTTGGCGGTGGCCTGTACGGCCGGGCGACCGCTTTTGGTGCGATCAGCCGCAGCCTGTGCTTCGGGCGCGGCGAGGGCCTGCCGGGCCGCGCGTGGTTCGACGGGCAGCCCATCGTGCTGAAGGAGCTGGACGGCTCCTACTTCCGCCGTGCCGAGGTGGCGCGCGAGGCGGGCTTCACCTGCGCGATCGGCCTGCCGCTGTTCCATGGCGATGCGCTGTCCGGCGTGGTGGTGCTCTTCTGCGGCCCCAACCGTGACGAGGATGGCCACGGCACCCACGTGGGCGGAGACGGCTCGGTCGAGCTGTGGCGCCACAACGCGCGCGTCTCGTCCGACATGACGCTGGTCGACGGCTACTTCGGCGGCCGCATCTCCGACAACTTCGCCGCCGTCAGCCGTGACACCTACCTGCCGCGTGGCGCCGGCCTGCCGGGCATCGCGTGGCAGAAGGGCGCGGCGGTACTCATCGACGACCTGGGCCAGACGGGCAAGTTCGTGCGGGCCGACAGCGCCGCCGAGGCCGGCATCAACCGCGGCCTCGCCATCCCCTGCAGCACGCCCAGCGACGACACCTACGTGCTCACGCTGCTGTCGACGGTGGAGACGCCGATCGCGCTGCGCGTGGAATGCTGGGCGCCCGACGAAGGGCACCTGGGCTTGCAACGGGTGTTCGGCTTCTGCGAAAGTGCCGGCCCCTTGCGGGCCTCGGAGGGCGGCACGGTGCTCGCCGGCTCGATCGGCAAGGCCTTTGCGAGCGGCGTGCCGGTGATCAACGAGCGCGCCGAGACCGAGCCGGGCATGGTGGGCGATGCGGCGCGCGACGCTGGCCTCACGGCGCTGGTGGCCGTGCCCGTGATGACGAACGACGGCGTGGGCGAGGTGATCGCCCTCTACTTCTGA
- a CDS encoding SDR family NAD(P)-dependent oxidoreductase: protein MSQKKVAVVTGSSSGIGAATARLYASRGWNVVVNYSRDPAPAQAVADACQALGAEVLVVKADVSQDADCRRLAAETEARFGRADVLVNNAGTTKFVDLKDLDGLEADDFHKIYSVNVIGAYQMVRAFAPLMRRHPVAGIVNLSSVASIMGRGSSLAYMASKGALNAMTVGLARALAPHIRVNAIAPGLVETPWLQEGLGAEKYEAGVAWYKGRAALEQVISPDDVAETAWYLGASAAKTTGELLLVDAGLRITKA from the coding sequence ATGAGCCAGAAAAAAGTTGCCGTCGTCACCGGGTCGTCGTCGGGCATCGGGGCCGCCACCGCCCGCCTGTATGCGAGCCGGGGCTGGAACGTGGTGGTCAACTATTCGCGCGACCCCGCGCCGGCGCAGGCCGTGGCCGACGCGTGCCAGGCCCTGGGCGCCGAGGTGCTGGTGGTCAAGGCCGACGTCTCGCAGGACGCCGACTGCCGCCGCCTCGCCGCCGAGACCGAGGCGCGCTTCGGCCGCGCCGACGTGCTGGTCAACAACGCCGGCACCACCAAGTTCGTCGACCTGAAGGACCTCGACGGCCTGGAGGCCGACGACTTCCACAAGATCTACAGCGTGAACGTGATCGGGGCCTACCAGATGGTGCGTGCCTTCGCGCCGCTGATGCGCCGGCACCCGGTGGCCGGCATCGTGAACCTGTCGTCGGTGGCCTCGATCATGGGCCGCGGCTCCTCGCTCGCCTACATGGCCTCGAAGGGTGCGCTCAACGCGATGACGGTGGGCCTGGCGCGCGCGCTCGCGCCGCACATCCGCGTCAACGCGATCGCGCCGGGGCTGGTGGAGACACCCTGGCTGCAGGAGGGCCTGGGCGCCGAGAAGTACGAGGCCGGTGTCGCCTGGTACAAGGGCCGCGCGGCGCTGGAGCAGGTGATCTCGCCGGACGACGTGGCCGAGACCGCGTGGTACCTCGGGGCGAGTGCGGCGAAGACGACGGGCGAGCTGCTGCTGGTGGATGCCGGCCTGCGGATCACCAAGGCCTGA
- a CDS encoding patatin-like phospholipase family protein, translating into MLRGLRRATVAVALLSLLTAHAQTTPPPRPKVGLVLSGGGARGGAHIGVLKVLEELRVPVDVIVGTSAGSIVGSAYASGLPLAEIETEMKGLSTSTLFRDVSRVDAPYRRKADDGINYLGPEMGLNATGIALPKGAVAGVSLEAVLRRLTRLQNTSNFDKLPIPFRAVATDLGSSEMVVIAHGQLALAARASMAVPGAVNPVEIDGRLLVDGGLKRNLPVDVARQLGAEVVIAINIGTPLLKRRDIHSLVDVTDQVLRILTEANVTQSLKELTERDVLIAPDLKDIGSTAFDRLSEASAAGEAAARAVSDKLARLSLDETAYAALRRQQAQSPGDEALKIDEVRVVGTRVVNPDVVLAAMDTQPGDRLDAQRLDRDLKRIYSRGDFESVNYTVFDEPVTGRVLQIDANEKSWGPNYLRLGLSLSSTLEGNAFFNLQASHRATWLNSLGAEWRNDVQLGHASALHTEWYQPLTTAQRVFIAPRLEAIDEPFDIYDDDTKKRLARFRRRAYEFGLDVGVPIGTAGEGRLGVVRGRVELADDTSLIPASYLAIDRQLAGVLGRVRLDRLDNLRFPRAGYAGEVRIFMSHTALGASDNYTKAQFSLQGAAHRGPHTLRAAARLGGNLRSGPLPDHEILQLGGFLNLSGYQTGQLLGKEMRFGRVVYNHRLARPGFLDGMYAGASLEFARIGDSAFGPDRARLRRGNAVYFALDTPIGPFYLAYGVGDRGNRSAYLFLGQP; encoded by the coding sequence ATGCTGCGGGGCCTGCGCCGTGCCACCGTGGCGGTGGCCCTGCTCTCCCTGCTGACGGCGCACGCACAGACCACGCCGCCCCCACGGCCCAAGGTCGGCCTCGTGCTCTCGGGCGGCGGTGCCCGCGGCGGCGCCCACATCGGCGTGCTCAAGGTGCTCGAAGAGCTGCGCGTGCCCGTCGACGTGATCGTCGGCACGAGCGCCGGCTCCATCGTCGGCTCGGCCTATGCGAGCGGCCTGCCGCTGGCCGAGATCGAGACCGAGATGAAGGGGCTGTCCACCTCCACGCTCTTTCGCGACGTCTCGCGCGTCGACGCGCCCTACCGCCGCAAGGCCGACGACGGCATCAACTACCTGGGCCCCGAGATGGGCCTCAACGCGACCGGCATCGCGCTGCCGAAGGGTGCGGTCGCCGGCGTCTCGCTCGAAGCCGTGCTGCGCCGCCTGACGAGGCTGCAGAACACCAGCAACTTCGACAAGCTGCCCATCCCCTTCCGCGCCGTCGCGACCGACCTCGGGAGCTCCGAGATGGTGGTCATCGCCCACGGCCAGCTTGCGCTCGCCGCCCGCGCGAGCATGGCGGTGCCGGGTGCGGTCAACCCGGTCGAGATCGACGGCCGCCTGCTCGTCGACGGCGGGCTCAAGCGCAACCTGCCGGTCGACGTGGCCCGCCAGCTCGGGGCCGAGGTGGTGATCGCGATCAACATCGGCACGCCACTGCTCAAGCGCCGCGACATCCATTCGCTGGTCGACGTGACCGACCAGGTGCTGCGCATCCTCACCGAAGCCAACGTCACGCAGTCGCTGAAGGAGCTGACCGAGCGCGACGTGCTGATCGCGCCCGACCTGAAGGACATCGGCTCCACCGCCTTCGACCGCCTGAGCGAAGCCTCGGCCGCCGGCGAGGCCGCCGCCCGCGCGGTGAGCGACAAGCTTGCCCGCCTGAGCCTCGACGAGACCGCCTACGCGGCACTGCGCCGACAGCAGGCGCAATCGCCCGGCGACGAGGCGCTCAAGATCGACGAGGTGCGCGTGGTGGGCACGCGCGTCGTCAACCCCGACGTGGTGCTCGCTGCGATGGACACCCAGCCCGGCGACCGGCTCGACGCGCAGCGCCTCGACCGCGACCTCAAGCGCATCTACAGCCGCGGCGATTTCGAAAGCGTCAACTACACCGTCTTCGACGAGCCGGTCACCGGCCGGGTGCTGCAGATCGACGCGAACGAGAAATCGTGGGGCCCGAACTACCTGCGCCTGGGCCTGTCGCTCTCGTCCACGCTGGAAGGCAACGCCTTCTTCAACCTGCAGGCGAGCCACCGTGCGACCTGGCTCAACTCGCTCGGTGCCGAGTGGCGCAACGACGTGCAGCTCGGCCATGCGAGCGCCCTGCACACCGAGTGGTACCAGCCGCTCACCACCGCGCAGCGGGTCTTCATCGCGCCGCGCCTGGAAGCGATCGACGAGCCCTTCGACATCTACGACGACGACACGAAGAAGCGCCTCGCGCGCTTCCGCCGCCGCGCCTACGAGTTCGGGCTCGACGTGGGCGTGCCGATCGGCACGGCCGGCGAAGGCCGCCTCGGCGTGGTGCGCGGCCGGGTGGAGCTGGCCGACGACACGAGCCTCATCCCCGCGAGCTACCTCGCCATCGACCGCCAGCTCGCCGGCGTGCTGGGCCGGGTGCGCCTCGACCGGCTCGACAACCTGCGCTTCCCGCGCGCGGGCTATGCGGGCGAAGTGCGCATCTTCATGTCGCACACTGCGCTCGGCGCGAGCGACAACTACACCAAGGCGCAGTTCTCGCTGCAGGGCGCGGCGCACCGCGGCCCGCACACGCTGCGCGCGGCGGCACGCCTGGGCGGCAACCTGCGCTCGGGCCCGCTGCCCGACCACGAGATCCTGCAGCTGGGCGGCTTCTTGAACCTGTCGGGCTACCAGACCGGGCAGCTGCTCGGCAAGGAGATGCGCTTCGGCCGCGTGGTCTACAACCACCGGCTCGCACGACCCGGGTTCCTCGACGGCATGTACGCGGGCGCCTCGCTCGAGTTCGCCCGCATCGGCGATTCGGCGTTCGGTCCCGACCGGGCACGCCTGCGCCGCGGCAACGCGGTCTACTTCGCGCTCGACACCCCCATCGGCCCCTTCTACCTGGCCTATGGCGTGGGCGACCGCGGCAACCGCTCGGCCTACCTCTTTCTCGGCCAGCCCTGA